AAAGAGTGAACGGAGAGCCAGCCGCCAAGTTTCCCGGACCGTCAGACCCATAACAGCCCCACGAGCAGAACAACGATAGCGGGCACAGCGAAATAGGACAGATTCCGACGGGATACCAACCGCCCCGCAATTACCGCGGCTCCCGCACCCAAGAGTGCCGGTGCAATGTCGAGATTCGGGAGTTCCAGCAGATCGAGCCCGAGCCGCAGCCCCCACGATCCGAAAAGATATGCCACCGAGGCCATGACGAATCCGGCTCCGGCGTGGATTCCAACGGCTCCGAAGAAGAGCCGGCGAAATCGGCAAACCTCTCCCGCTTGGGCGGCCGCCACGAATTTCTCAACGTGGCTGGCTATCTCCTTGCGGATCAAGGGAGTGACTTCCGATCCCACATAGGCGGTGAGAATCCCCAGAAACGTTGCTCCCGCAAGAGCAGCCCCATCCGGCAGTCCGGCATGTACGGCTGGGAAACCGGCGGCGATGGCCGTAGCGATCAAGGCTCCCAGATTGCCCTCGGGAAATCTGGCGGCTCCCACCGGCAGGCTCCCCAGCCACAAGAGTTGGAATCCGATCCCGAAGAACAGGCCGACTTCGGGTCTTCCGATGACAAACCCCCAGAGCGGGCAGGCGATGAGCGGCTGGCAGATCATGAGCTGCGCCACCGCGGTAGTGTCGAGGTAGACCACCGCCCCCGCCAAGCCAACCCATACTGCCTGCCACATCAGAATTTCCGCTCCACCATGAGGTTAGCCCAGTCCGCCAGAAGGTCGCGGTGAAATGATTGCGGCACGTCCTCCAGATAGGTCAAGGCGATCGCCACTCGCTCGCGAGCCAGCTCGGCCGTGTATTCGATGCTTCCCAGATCCGCAAAAAGCCGCTGTACCTCGCCGATCTGTTCCGGGCTTGCGTCCGGATTTCCCAGCGTGTCCAGAAACAGTCTTTGCTGGGCTTTGCTCGCGTTCTCCCACGCGTGACGGACGATGAGCGTGCGTTTGCCTTCGCGAATGTCGCTTCCCACCGGCTTGCCGAGGAGCGCTTCATCTCCCACGATTCCGAGGATGTCGTCCTGAATCTGGAACGCCGTCCCGCACGCGCTGCAAAACCGGCCCAGCGCCACGGCCAGCGGATGTTTCAGATCCGGGCAGTTGAGACCGATACACGCTCCCGCCTCCCCGCAGAACTCGTAGAGCGCTCCCGTCTTCTTCCACAGCATGGTCTCGATCTGCGCGGCGGACAGCTTTTCAATCGGGATATGCGAGTACTGCACGTCCAGCATCTCGCCATCCACCAGCGTGCACAGCACCCGCGTGTCCAGCGTGTCAATGAGCGTCAAGGTGACGACCGGATCGAGGCCATACAGCCGCGACATCTCGGTCATCAGGCTGATCCCCCAGCCGTGCTGCACGTCTCCCGCCAGAACCGCGACCGACAGCCCATAGTGCTGCGCTTCCCCGTCGC
This sequence is a window from bacterium. Protein-coding genes within it:
- a CDS encoding polyprenyl synthetase family protein; the encoded protein is MRPEYLSRFHPEDMAEAVTCYFESGGKRLRPAVLLFCVGAVGGDEKKAICAAAATEIFHTWTLVHDDIIDRDATRRGAPTVHERFHRKPSTRALFGSDGEAQHYGLSVAVLAGDVQHGWGISLMTEMSRLYGLDPVVTLTLIDTLDTRVLCTLVDGEMLDVQYSHIPIEKLSAAQIETMLWKKTGALYEFCGEAGACIGLNCPDLKHPLAVALGRFCSACGTAFQIQDDILGIVGDEALLGKPVGSDIREGKRTLIVRHAWENASKAQQRLFLDTLGNPDASPEQIGEVQRLFADLGSIEYTAELARERVAIALTYLEDVPQSFHRDLLADWANLMVERKF
- a CDS encoding PTS sugar transporter subunit IIC, whose protein sequence is MWQAVWVGLAGAVVYLDTTAVAQLMICQPLIACPLWGFVIGRPEVGLFFGIGFQLLWLGSLPVGAARFPEGNLGALIATAIAAGFPAVHAGLPDGAALAGATFLGILTAYVGSEVTPLIRKEIASHVEKFVAAAQAGEVCRFRRLFFGAVGIHAGAGFVMASVAYLFGSWGLRLGLDLLELPNLDIAPALLGAGAAVIAGRLVSRRNLSYFAVPAIVVLLVGLLWV